A region from the Rosa rugosa chromosome 6, drRosRugo1.1, whole genome shotgun sequence genome encodes:
- the LOC133716772 gene encoding uncharacterized protein LOC133716772, with the protein MEQYRDRAAGGSVNSPPWFDGGCEKYTQWKIYMKSYLYAQDEHVWNIVENGWKTPIIPAKGEGSSVSIPKPRKDWIDVEVRDLQADFKAKNSIFTALSEREKLRISHCDTAKQAWDLLQTTYEGNKKVCAQKLQGLIYEYETMTMGNDETVDDFHGRILKITGQCRSLGALFDEDKVVKKILKALPEKFHSKVTSIEDSFDIDEYPLDELIGNLKTYELRLKPEKKSKGVAFKAVKGKEEEDEPLDLALLTKEFNKFLRNKSSSQNFNAPKKNFVNNDNNVKGNFRANKSGKIKCYECGGYGHISTDCGNRKHGNSNNKSLLSTWSDDEHQEVENVAFVSSLSLESESDEEFSDDETNEELKSTQEKFTKFEISSATASRLFSSGKAHHDTFGLGYSGESSKGTHFVRESNPEVEKSDPITQVIKDTITRVDKEPKPSQYVTQVRMNQRFPTDHNRYSTLKSFIPTCHYCGKLGHIRPRCNERHKSIPSGEEKLSVKSLHCELKEQKELINKLANLITKANMQNRDKPVWIRKDLNNHRSNHSDSTDSINDICLMASVSTDNPPTYIEATCLVALTALADKRKDFWYVDSGCSRHMTGDKAWFTSFEDESTTGSVTFGDGRKAKILARGTVNTPRIPNLKNVLYVEGLTANLISVSHLADDYEDVWFNKQRCDCLSVRSAEETFKIWHRRLRHVNYQDLLKLSTKQCVRGLPALSGKTNKICGGCKTRKQARSPHKTINSATTTRVLELLHMDLIGPAQTESIGGNTYL; encoded by the exons ATGGAACAATATCGAGATAGGGCTGCTGGTGGATCTGTTAATAGTCCTCCATGGTTTGATGGAGGATGTGAAAAGTACACACAATGGaagatatacatgaaatcatACTTGTATGCACAAGATGAACATGTATGGAACATTGTGGAAAATGGCTGGAAGACACCAATAATTCCAGCTAAAGGTGAGGGCTCATCAGTCTCTATTCCTAAGCCACGGAAGGACTGGATTGACGTAGAGGTACGTGATCTTCAAGCTGACTTCAAAGCAAAAAATAGCATTTTCACTGCTCTCTCTGAACGTGAAAAGCTGAGGATTAGTCACTGTGACACTGCAAAACAAGCTTGGGATCTGCTGCAGACTACATATGAAGGAAACAAAAAGGTATGTGCACAAAAACTACAAGGTCTAATCTATGAATATGAAACTATGACCATGGGAAATGATGAAACTGTAGATGACTTCCATGGTAGAATTCTAAAGATTACAGGTCAATGTCGTAGTCTAGGTGCCCTTTTTGATGAAGATAAGGTTGTCAAGAAAATTCTTAAAGCCTTACCAGAAAAGTTTCACTCtaaagtcactagtattgaggATTCTTTTGACATTGATGAATACCCTTTGGATGAACTCATTGGAAATCTAAAAACTTATGAACTAAGACTAAAACCTGAAAAGAAATCCAAAGGTGTGGCATTCAAGGCTGTGAAAgggaaagaagaggaagatgaaccaCTTGATCTTGCTCTTCTGACCAAAGAGTTCAATAAATTCCTTAGAAATAAGTCCTCCTCTCAAAATTTCAATGCTCCCAAGAAAAATTTTGTTAATAATGATAACAACGTTAAAGGGAATTTTAGAGCAAATAAATCTGGAAAAATAAAATGCTATGAATGTGGTGGCTATGGCCATATTTCTACTGATTGTGGTAACAGGAAGCATGGAAATAGCAACAATAAATCCCTCCTCTCGACATGGAGTGATGATGAACATCAAGAGGTCGAAAATGTTGCCTTCGTGTCGTCTCTTTCACTTGAATCTGAAAGTGATGAAGAATTCTCAGATGACGAGACTAAT GAAGAGCTGAAGTCCACTCAAGAGAAGTTCACAAAGTTTGAGATAAGCTCTGCAACAGCATCTAGGTTGTTCAGCTCCGGAAAAGCCCACCATGATACATTCGGACTTGGATATtctggagaaagctccaaaGGTACACATTTTGTGAGAGAGTCCAATCCAGAAGTGGAGAAAAGTGATCCAATCACCCAGGTCATCAAGGACACTATCACAAGGGTTGACAAGGAACCAAAACCTTCTCAGTATGTCACTCAGGTAAGGATGAATCAGAGGTTTCCAACTGATCATAACAGGTACTCAACGCTTAAGTCTTTTATTCCCACATGTCATTACTGTGGTAAACTGGGACATATCAGACCGAGATGTAATGAGAGACATAAATCAATTCCATCTGGTGAGGAAAAGCTATCTGTAAAATCTTTGCATTGTGAACTTAAAGAGCAGAAAGAGCTTATCAACAAATTGGCTAACCTGATTACTAAAGCAAACATGCAAAATAGAGATAAACCTGTCTGGATTAGAAAGGATTTGAATAATCATCGTTCTAATCACTCTGATTCTACTGACTCTATTAATGATATCTGCCTCATGGCAAGTGTAAGTACAGATAATCCTCCAACATATATTGAGGCTACCTGCCTGGTAGCACTCACTGCATTGGCAGACAAGCGAAAGGATTTCTGGTATGTGGACAGTGGTTGCTCCAGACACATGACTGGAGATAAAGCTTGGTTCACCTCATTCGAAGATGAAAGCACTACTGGTTCAGTTACCTTTGGTGATGGAAGAAAAGCCAAAATTCTTGCACGAGGAACAGTCAATACTCCTAGAATTCCTAATCTAAAAAATGTTTTGTATGTTGAGGGTTTAACTGCCAATCTAATAAGTGTCAGTCACTTGGCTGATGATTATGAGGATGTTTGGTTCAACAAGCAAAGATGT GATTGCCTGTCTGTGAGATCTGCCGAAGAAACCTTCAAAATATGGCACAGAAGATTGAGACACGTAAACTATCAGGATCTACTCAAATTATCCACCAAGCAGTGTGTCAGAGGTCTACCAGCACTAAGTGGTAAGACCAACAAGATATGTGGAGGATGCAAAACCAGAAAGCAAGCCAGATCTCCTCATAAAACAATAAACTCTGCCACTACCACAAGAGTATTGGAACTGCTGCATATGGATCTTATAGGACCAGCTCAAACAGAAAGCATTGGAGGTAATACATACTTGTGA
- the LOC133714913 gene encoding uncharacterized protein LOC133714913 yields the protein MLTGKRLQLQVGAIVGLDQYVNYFKIQLRIQQRIKSAELRMLTEEQENELLNFTPFIPLMSPLGMMIEFAKNSVDYVTASAQRKEACYCVFKLKLSGVAEN from the exons ATGTTGACTGGCAAGAGACTCCAGTTGCAG GTTGGAGCTATTGTTGGACTTGATCAATATGTCAACTACTTCAAAATTCA GCTGAGGATACAACAGAGGATTAAAAGCGCAGAGCTCAGGATGTTAACCGAGGAGCAAGAAAATGAACTTCTGAACTTTACACCATTCATTCCATTGATGTCTCCCTTG GGGATGATGATTGAATTTGCTAAGAACTCAGTTGATTATGTTACTGCCAGCGCCCAGCGGAAAGAAGCATGTTATTGTGTTTTCAAGCTTAAACTTTCAGGGGTGGCAGAGAATTAA